From the Lathyrus oleraceus cultivar Zhongwan6 chromosome 4, CAAS_Psat_ZW6_1.0, whole genome shotgun sequence genome, one window contains:
- the LOC127075568 gene encoding MLP-like protein 28 — protein sequence MVAYTHHINPSSSFLYFFSKMVLTGKIITELGIKTPADKFFKLFATELHEVQNHCEGIHHTKLHEGEDWHHFDTVKHWTYVIDGEVHTCHESFEEVDEQNKKITWKFFGGDIEKQYKVFKLILEANDKADGTAVAKWTVEYEKISEDINPPNSYMDLIFKNTRDIDANLVKESVAL from the exons ATGGTTGCATACACTCATCATATCAacccttcttcttcttttttatATTTCTTTTCAAAAATGGTTCTAACTGGCAAAATCATTACAGAACTTGGCATCAAAACACCTGCTGACAAGTTCTTCAAACTGTTTGCAACAGAACTTCACGAAGTGCAAAATCATTGTGAAGGAATTCATCATACGAAGCTGCATGAAGGTGAAGACTGGCATCATTTCGATACGGTTAAACACTGGACATATGTCATAG ATGGTGAGGTACACACATGTCACGAGAGTTTTGAAGAAGTTGATgaacaaaataaaaaaataaccTGGAAGTTCTTTGGTGGGGATATTGAGAAGCAATATAAGGTCTTTAAGCTCATCCTTGAAGCAAATGATAAGGCTGATGGCACTGCTGTTGCTAAATGGACCGTTGAATATGAGAAAATAAGTGAGGATATCAATCCTCCAAATAGTTACATGGACTTGATTTTCAAAAATACTCGAGATATTGATGCTAATCTTGTCAAGGAAAGTGTAGCTCtataa